The Benincasa hispida cultivar B227 chromosome 11, ASM972705v1, whole genome shotgun sequence genome has a segment encoding these proteins:
- the LOC120091221 gene encoding nuclear transcription factor Y subunit B-3-like, which translates to MADSDNDSGGGCQKSPSPREHDRLLPIANVGRIMKKALPGNAKISKDAKETVQECVSEFISFVTGEASEKCHNEKRKTINGDDLLWAMATLGFEDYVDPLKFYLQRFREIEGERTTLASRDSANAAANSAAAANSTFFDGGGEFGDGMGMTMMPPNVYGSNGPRWDGPGFTTTGRPR; encoded by the coding sequence ATGGCGGATTCCGACAACGATTCCGGCGGCGGCTGCCAGAAATCTCCCTCTCCACGTGAGCACGACCGCCTCCTCCCGATCGCCAACGTCGGCCGGATCATGAAAAAGGCTCTCCCTGGGAACGCCAAGATCTCAAAAGACGCCAAAGAAACCGTCCAAGAATGCGTCTCTGAGTTCATCAGTTTCGTCACCGGCGAAGCCTCCGAGAAGTGCCACAACGAGAAGCGAAAGACGATCAACGGCGACGATTTGCTCTGGGCTATGGCGACCTTAGGGTTCGAGGACTATGTCGATCCTCTCAAGTTTTATCTCCAACGGTTTCGAGAAATTGAAGGCGAGAGGACCACGCTTGCGTCACGTGACTCCGCCAACGCCGCCGCTAACTCCGCCGCAGCTGCCAATAGTACGTTTTTCGACGGCGGTGGGGAATTCGGGGATGGGATGGGGATGACGATGATGCCTCCGAATGTTTATGGTTCTAATGGGCCGCGTTGGGATGGGCCTGGGTTTACTACTACGGGTCGGCCCAGGTAG